Proteins encoded in a region of the Apilactobacillus apisilvae genome:
- the grpE gene encoding nucleotide exchange factor GrpE, whose amino-acid sequence MANKDDKKDLKQSESEKDVSKKEAKATKKDAKKKQKNSDQDKIKELEQKVDSVSDQYLRAEAEMQNMQTRFKRERADIYKYDGQKLATSILPVVDNLERALSTEVTDDSGKQLKQGVELVLNHMNKSLAENGIKEIDALGKKFDPTLCQAVQTVPADDDHPADTVVEILQKGYQLADRVIRPSMVIVSQ is encoded by the coding sequence TTGGCAAATAAGGATGATAAAAAAGATTTGAAGCAATCTGAATCTGAAAAAGATGTATCTAAAAAGGAAGCTAAGGCTACTAAAAAGGATGCAAAGAAGAAGCAAAAGAATTCAGATCAAGATAAAATCAAAGAGCTTGAACAAAAAGTGGATTCAGTTTCTGATCAATATTTAAGAGCTGAAGCTGAAATGCAAAATATGCAAACTCGTTTCAAACGTGAACGTGCTGATATTTATAAATATGATGGTCAGAAATTGGCTACAAGTATTTTACCAGTAGTTGATAACTTAGAACGTGCTTTAAGTACTGAGGTTACTGATGATTCTGGAAAACAACTTAAGCAAGGTGTCGAATTAGTTCTTAACCATATGAACAAATCTTTAGCCGAAAATGGGATTAAAGAAATTGACGCATTGGGTAAGAAGTTTGATCCAACATTATGTCAAGCTGTTCAAACCGTACCTGCAGATGATGATCATCCTGCGGACACAGTTGTGGAAATTTTACAAAAAGGCTATCAACTAGCTGATCGAGTAATTCGACCAAGTATGGTTATAGTTTCACAATAA
- the hrcA gene encoding heat-inducible transcriptional repressor HrcA gives MLSERQKTVLEVIVSDYTKSGVPVGSKALSNQLPVHVSSATVRNDMAYLEKMGLIAKTHSSSGRVPSIEGYRYYVDNLLNPNPIDFTDSKIIENALGGHFGKIDEIVEQSANILSNLTNYTALALKPEQQVSRRLRSFRLVPLGDRQVMAILITDDQDVINQLFHISNDINGDQLDSVVRLINDKLIGRTISEVLKLLLKGDLTKEVIKYVNNPEGLLLTLNDILTEASKNQFYIGGELNLLSFTDNNDISYLKPIYSLLNDTDDISKFINNSGKSISVKIGPEISNSLLKNYSVITGTYDVGNYGKGIVAVLGPTRMPYSRIIGLVEGFSDELSKKLLNYYNKYDQ, from the coding sequence ATGCTCAGTGAAAGACAAAAAACCGTTTTAGAAGTAATTGTTAGTGATTATACCAAATCGGGTGTACCTGTCGGATCAAAAGCATTATCTAATCAACTACCCGTACATGTCAGTTCAGCTACCGTGAGAAATGATATGGCTTATCTTGAGAAAATGGGATTGATTGCTAAAACACATTCATCATCAGGAAGAGTGCCATCAATTGAGGGCTATCGTTATTATGTTGATAATCTTTTGAACCCTAATCCAATTGATTTTACTGATAGTAAAATCATTGAAAATGCATTAGGTGGTCACTTTGGAAAGATTGACGAGATTGTTGAGCAATCTGCTAATATTTTATCAAATTTAACCAATTATACTGCTTTAGCTTTAAAGCCAGAGCAGCAGGTGAGTCGTAGATTAAGAAGTTTTCGTTTAGTGCCACTTGGCGATAGACAAGTTATGGCAATTTTAATTACTGATGATCAAGATGTTATCAATCAACTTTTTCATATATCTAATGATATCAATGGTGATCAATTAGATTCTGTTGTTAGACTGATTAATGATAAGTTAATTGGTAGAACTATATCTGAAGTATTAAAACTGTTATTAAAGGGTGATCTTACTAAAGAGGTTATTAAATATGTTAATAACCCTGAGGGATTATTACTTACTTTAAATGATATTTTAACTGAAGCTTCTAAAAATCAATTCTATATCGGCGGTGAATTGAATCTGTTAAGTTTTACTGATAATAACGATATCAGTTATTTAAAACCAATATATTCATTGCTCAATGATACTGATGATATATCTAAGTTTATTAATAACTCTGGTAAATCAATTTCAGTGAAAATAGGCCCAGAGATTAGCAATAGTTTATTAAAAAATTATAGCGTAATCACAGGGACTTATGATGTAGGTAACTATGGTAAGGGAATAGTTGCGGTTTTAGGACCCACTAGAATGCCATATTCAAGGATTATTGGTTTAGTAGAAGGTTTTAGCGATGAGTTATCAAAAAAACTTTTAAACTATTATAATAAGTATGATCAGTAA
- the ribF gene encoding riboflavin biosynthesis protein RibF: MEVIKIHHPINENLEFKNKCVLAMGFFDGVHLGHQKVINKAKNIADKKGLDLAILTYNHKPAVVYKQLDSHESRYLTLYNQKMSLFKNLGVNKVFLVSYTFDFQNQSPEEFVNNYLITFNVDTVVAGVDHTYGDKKANMDILPEYANGKFNVESVDLDNLNENKISSTAIRHNLDQGDIKTVNELLGRPFRTNGMVVHGLARGRELGYPTANIQHDEVQWLPNIGIYVVKVFIGGKKYRGMASIGRNVTFGNKNPITVEINILDFDHNIYGEDLSIDWLYRIRGEVKFNGINSLINQLKDDEKFTRNFFDKNNE; this comes from the coding sequence AGGTCATCAGAAGGTTATTAATAAAGCTAAAAATATAGCTGACAAGAAAGGTTTAGATTTGGCAATATTGACCTATAATCATAAACCAGCAGTTGTCTATAAACAGTTAGATAGTCATGAAAGTAGATACTTGACTTTGTATAATCAAAAAATGAGTCTATTTAAAAATCTTGGTGTTAATAAAGTATTTTTAGTAAGTTATACTTTTGATTTTCAAAATCAATCACCAGAGGAATTTGTTAATAATTATTTAATTACTTTTAACGTAGATACTGTTGTTGCTGGTGTGGATCATACTTATGGTGATAAAAAGGCTAATATGGATATATTACCTGAGTATGCTAATGGAAAATTTAATGTTGAATCAGTTGATTTAGATAATTTGAATGAGAATAAAATCAGCTCTACCGCTATTAGGCATAATTTAGATCAAGGTGATATTAAAACTGTTAATGAATTATTAGGTAGACCGTTTAGAACTAATGGAATGGTTGTTCATGGCTTAGCTAGAGGTCGAGAATTAGGCTATCCAACTGCTAATATTCAACATGACGAAGTACAATGGTTGCCCAATATTGGGATATATGTTGTTAAAGTATTCATTGGTGGTAAAAAATACCGAGGGATGGCTTCGATTGGCAGAAATGTTACCTTTGGAAATAAAAATCCAATTACTGTAGAAATTAATATTTTAGATTTTGATCATAATATTTATGGTGAAGATTTATCGATTGATTGGTTATACAGAATTCGTGGCGAAGTTAAATTCAATGGCATTAATAGTTTAATAAATCAGCTTAAAGATGATGAGAAATTTACCAGAAACTTTTTTGATAAAAATAACGAGTAG